The Lutibacter sp. Hel_I_33_5 genome has a window encoding:
- a CDS encoding RidA family protein produces the protein MRTAHFIFSLCLIIILSSCKSDNKTVLKHHKSIEKSRQNVPFSDAVQVDNLLFLTGQIGKDHTLGKIVEGGIEAETKQTLVNIEKVLKTHNSDLNNVIKCTVILSDIDDFNKMNKVYRTFFTDNLPARTTFAADLVAGAKIEIEVVALKK, from the coding sequence ATGAGAACAGCTCACTTTATATTTTCATTATGTTTAATTATTATTTTATCATCCTGTAAATCAGACAATAAAACAGTACTTAAACACCATAAATCGATAGAAAAGTCTAGACAAAACGTCCCTTTTTCTGATGCTGTACAGGTTGATAATCTTTTATTTTTAACAGGACAAATAGGAAAAGATCATACTTTAGGTAAAATTGTTGAAGGTGGTATAGAAGCAGAAACTAAGCAAACTTTAGTAAATATTGAAAAAGTTTTAAAAACACATAATTCAGATTTAAATAACGTGATAAAATGTACCGTGATATTATCTGATATAGATGATTTTAATAAAATGAATAAAGTTTATCGTACTTTTTTTACTGATAATTTACCAGCAAGAACTACATTTGCAGCCGATTTAGTTGCAGGAGCAAAAATTGAAATAGAAGTCGTTGCTCTAAAAAAATAA
- the rpsA gene encoding 30S ribosomal protein S1: protein MSEETKNTEEQVVAKEVKKAAPKAAKAKKAKAAPKAEETEVKETVEETKAVEAEVAEVVEETKVEEVKESPEEFLANFNWHKYEEGIDAVDDSKLKEFEKALEGIVGFVNERDVIEGTVVRLTDRDAIIDINSKSEGVISLNEFRYNSSLAVGDTVEVLVDKREDSSGQLVLSHRKARVIKAWERVNNAHETGEVVNGFVKCRTRGGMIVDIFGIEAFLPGSQIDVKPIRDYDQYVEKTMEFKVVKINHEFKNVVVSHKALIEADIELQKKEIIGQLEKGQVLEGVVKNITSYGVFVDLGGVDGLVHITDLSWSRINHPNEVVELDQKLNVVILDFDDNKSRIQLGLKQLSAHPWEALNAELKVGDKVKGEVVVLADYGAFVEVEQGVEGLIHVSEMSWSTHLRSAQDFVKVGDKVEAQILTLDREDRKMSLGIKQLHPDPWTDITKKYPVGSTHSGTVRNYTNFGVFVELEEGIDGLVYISDLSWTKKIKHPSDFVTVGDQLEVQVLELDVEGRKLNLGHKQTQDNPWDDHEVTFAIGSIHAGTIKDKNDKGATVSFENGVEAFAPTRFLDKEDGGKLGKGDAVDFKVLEFSKEYRRIVVSHTSIFREQEKRNIKTATKKAAEADKTTFGDIGGLADLKKKMDADAKKK from the coding sequence ATGTCTGAAGAAACAAAAAATACTGAAGAGCAAGTTGTTGCTAAAGAAGTAAAAAAAGCTGCTCCTAAAGCAGCAAAAGCGAAAAAAGCTAAAGCTGCTCCTAAAGCAGAAGAAACTGAAGTTAAAGAAACTGTTGAAGAAACAAAAGCTGTAGAAGCGGAAGTTGCAGAAGTAGTTGAAGAAACTAAAGTTGAAGAAGTAAAAGAATCTCCTGAAGAATTTTTAGCAAACTTTAACTGGCACAAATACGAAGAAGGTATTGATGCAGTTGATGATTCTAAACTAAAAGAGTTTGAAAAAGCCTTAGAAGGAATTGTTGGTTTTGTAAACGAGCGTGATGTTATTGAAGGAACTGTTGTAAGATTAACTGATAGAGATGCAATTATCGATATCAATTCTAAATCTGAAGGAGTTATTTCTTTAAATGAGTTTCGTTACAATTCTAGTTTAGCTGTTGGAGATACTGTAGAAGTATTAGTTGATAAAAGAGAAGATTCTTCTGGTCAATTAGTATTATCACATAGAAAAGCAAGAGTAATTAAAGCTTGGGAAAGAGTAAACAATGCTCATGAAACTGGTGAAGTAGTTAACGGTTTTGTTAAGTGTAGAACTCGTGGTGGAATGATTGTTGATATTTTTGGAATTGAAGCATTCTTACCTGGTTCTCAAATTGATGTTAAGCCAATTAGAGACTACGATCAGTATGTTGAAAAAACAATGGAATTTAAGGTTGTAAAAATCAATCATGAATTTAAAAACGTTGTAGTTTCTCATAAAGCATTAATTGAAGCTGATATAGAATTACAGAAAAAAGAAATCATTGGTCAATTAGAAAAAGGACAAGTATTAGAAGGTGTTGTTAAAAACATTACTTCTTATGGTGTCTTTGTTGATTTAGGTGGTGTAGATGGATTAGTACATATTACTGATTTATCTTGGTCTAGAATCAATCACCCGAATGAGGTTGTTGAATTAGATCAAAAATTAAACGTTGTAATTTTAGACTTTGATGATAACAAATCTAGAATTCAATTAGGATTAAAACAATTATCTGCTCACCCATGGGAAGCTTTAAATGCTGAATTAAAAGTTGGCGATAAAGTAAAAGGTGAAGTTGTTGTTTTAGCTGATTATGGTGCGTTTGTAGAAGTAGAACAAGGAGTAGAAGGGTTAATTCACGTTTCTGAAATGTCTTGGTCTACACATTTACGTTCTGCTCAAGATTTTGTAAAGGTTGGAGATAAAGTTGAGGCTCAAATCTTAACGTTAGATAGAGAAGACAGAAAAATGTCTTTAGGAATTAAACAATTACATCCAGATCCTTGGACAGATATCACTAAAAAATATCCTGTTGGATCTACACATTCTGGTACGGTAAGAAACTACACTAATTTTGGTGTGTTTGTTGAGTTAGAAGAAGGTATTGATGGATTAGTTTATATTTCTGATTTATCTTGGACTAAGAAAATTAAGCATCCTTCAGATTTTGTAACTGTTGGTGATCAATTAGAAGTTCAAGTATTAGAATTAGATGTTGAAGGTCGTAAATTAAACTTAGGTCATAAACAAACTCAGGATAATCCTTGGGATGATCACGAAGTTACATTTGCAATAGGTTCTATACATGCTGGTACAATTAAAGATAAAAATGATAAAGGAGCTACTGTTTCTTTTGAAAACGGAGTTGAAGCTTTTGCACCAACTAGATTCTTAGATAAAGAAGATGGTGGTAAATTAGGAAAAGGTGATGCTGTAGACTTTAAAGTATTGGAGTTTAGTAAAGAATACAGAAGAATAGTTGTATCTCATACTTCTATCTTTAGAGAGCAAGAAAAGAGAAATATCAAAACTGCAACTAAAAAGGCAGCAGAAGCAGATAAAACTACTTTTGGAGATATTGGAGGTCTTGCAGACTTAAAGAAGAAAATGGATGCAGATGCTAAGAAAAAATAA
- a CDS encoding glucose-1-phosphate adenylyltransferase: MNSDDVLSIILGGGQGSRLYPLTADRSKPAVPIAGKYRLVDIPISNCINSNIKRMYVLTQFNSASLNKHIKNTYHFSFFSKAFVDVLAAEQTMQSDKWFQGTADAVRQSMHHFLQNDFEYALILSGDQLYNMDFKDMIKKHKESNAEISIATYPVNEKDATGFGILKTDNENTITSFIEKPDASLLKDWTSDVSSEMKNEGKNYLASMGIYIFNRNLLVKLMENPDTIDFGKEIIPQSIHNHKTVSYQYEGYWTDIGTIDSFFEANLGLTDDIPKFNLYDENRVYTRARILPTSKIAGATLNKAVISDGCIILANKIERSVIGVRSRIGKNTVVSNTYMMGSDVYESLEDIENNNIENLLGIGDNCNINNCIVDKNCRIGDNVTIDGGKHLEDIETETYQVKDGIVVIKKGATIPKGTVIK; encoded by the coding sequence ATGAATAGTGATGATGTTTTATCAATAATATTAGGTGGCGGACAAGGTTCTAGATTATACCCTTTAACCGCAGACAGATCTAAACCTGCTGTACCTATTGCAGGAAAATATAGATTGGTAGATATCCCAATTTCTAACTGTATCAATTCCAATATTAAAAGAATGTATGTGTTAACTCAGTTTAATTCTGCATCATTAAATAAACACATCAAAAACACCTATCACTTTAGCTTTTTTAGTAAAGCTTTTGTAGATGTTTTAGCAGCAGAACAAACCATGCAAAGTGATAAATGGTTTCAAGGAACTGCGGATGCTGTAAGACAAAGTATGCATCACTTTTTACAAAATGATTTTGAATATGCTTTAATTCTATCTGGAGATCAATTGTATAATATGGATTTTAAGGATATGATAAAAAAGCATAAAGAAAGTAATGCTGAAATATCTATTGCAACGTATCCTGTAAACGAAAAAGACGCAACTGGTTTTGGGATTTTAAAGACTGATAATGAGAATACAATTACTTCTTTTATAGAAAAACCAGACGCAAGTTTATTAAAAGATTGGACTTCGGATGTAAGTAGCGAAATGAAAAATGAAGGCAAAAATTACCTAGCTTCTATGGGAATCTATATTTTTAATAGAAATTTATTAGTGAAGTTAATGGAGAATCCTGATACCATTGATTTTGGGAAAGAAATCATTCCGCAATCTATACACAATCATAAAACAGTAAGTTATCAATATGAAGGATATTGGACTGATATTGGAACAATAGATTCGTTTTTTGAAGCTAATTTAGGTTTAACTGATGATATTCCTAAATTCAATTTATATGATGAAAACAGAGTTTATACAAGAGCTAGAATTTTACCTACTTCAAAAATAGCAGGTGCTACTTTAAATAAAGCTGTAATTTCTGATGGTTGTATTATTCTTGCTAACAAAATTGAAAGAAGTGTTATCGGTGTTCGTTCAAGAATTGGTAAAAACACCGTAGTTTCTAATACGTATATGATGGGATCTGATGTCTATGAATCTTTAGAAGATATAGAGAACAACAATATTGAAAACCTTTTAGGAATAGGTGATAACTGTAATATCAATAATTGTATTGTAGACAAAAACTGTAGAATTGGAGATAACGTAACAATTGATGGAGGCAAACATTTAGAAGATATTGAAACTGAAACATACCAAGTAAAAGACGGAATTGTTGTCATTAAAAAAGGTGCCACAATCCCGAAAGGAACTGTTATTAAGTAA
- a CDS encoding glycogen synthase: MNILHITAECYPIAKVGGLADVAGALPKYQNELKTNSNVVMPFYNNTFTQNNNFEKVYNNTLKLGDQNHNYTILKIEDDALGFDLFCVDVPSLLYKDYVYSVDDTDRFLAFQIATLDWVLTLEKKPDIIHTHDHHTGLIPFMVSQCFKYESLKFTPTVLTIHNAQYQGWFAHNKVNLIPQFNFDNVGLLDWGGNINPLAAAIKCSWRVTTVSPSYMEELKQKANGLEDLLNHESAKCVGILNGIDWKVWNPETDSHIIKNYKKSTIVSGKKANKDWLCKKYNLDNKKPLFVFIGRLVHEKGADLFSEIFKKALSENDISILLLGSGDKTNEESLKPLLTLPNFNAHIGYDEKLSHIIYAGGDFLLMPSRVEPCGLNQMYSLRYGTVPIVNAIGGLKDTIIDIKNDGFGIRHNGVNIEETTKAIARATAFYQNKKEFSNNSKKIMEIDHSWNNSAQEYVKLYQSLKN, from the coding sequence GTGAATATACTACACATAACAGCAGAATGTTACCCTATTGCAAAAGTTGGTGGTTTAGCTGACGTTGCTGGCGCTTTACCAAAATATCAAAACGAACTAAAAACGAATAGTAATGTTGTAATGCCATTTTACAACAATACATTTACTCAAAATAACAACTTCGAAAAAGTATACAATAATACTTTAAAACTTGGCGATCAAAATCATAATTACACTATTTTAAAAATAGAAGACGATGCTTTAGGTTTTGATTTATTTTGTGTTGATGTTCCAAGTTTATTATATAAGGATTATGTGTATTCTGTAGATGATACAGATCGATTTTTAGCTTTTCAGATTGCTACCTTAGATTGGGTTTTAACTTTAGAAAAGAAACCAGATATAATTCACACACATGATCATCATACTGGGTTAATTCCTTTTATGGTTTCACAGTGTTTTAAATATGAATCTTTAAAGTTTACACCAACCGTTTTAACAATACATAACGCACAATATCAAGGTTGGTTTGCACATAATAAAGTGAATTTAATACCACAGTTTAATTTTGATAACGTTGGTTTATTAGATTGGGGTGGAAATATAAATCCGCTAGCAGCAGCTATAAAATGTTCTTGGAGAGTAACTACAGTTTCTCCTTCTTATATGGAAGAACTCAAGCAAAAAGCAAATGGTTTAGAAGATTTATTAAACCACGAAAGTGCAAAGTGTGTTGGTATTTTAAACGGAATTGATTGGAAGGTTTGGAATCCTGAAACTGATTCTCACATTATAAAAAACTATAAGAAATCGACAATTGTTTCTGGTAAAAAAGCAAACAAAGATTGGCTTTGTAAAAAGTACAATTTAGACAATAAAAAACCACTTTTTGTATTTATAGGACGATTAGTTCATGAAAAGGGTGCAGATCTATTTTCTGAAATATTCAAGAAAGCATTATCAGAAAACGATATTTCAATCCTACTTTTAGGTTCTGGAGATAAAACCAATGAAGAATCTTTAAAACCTCTATTAACGTTACCAAATTTTAATGCACATATTGGATATGATGAAAAACTATCACATATTATTTATGCTGGTGGAGATTTCTTACTGATGCCTTCTAGAGTAGAACCTTGTGGATTAAATCAAATGTATTCGTTACGGTACGGAACTGTGCCAATTGTAAATGCTATTGGCGGATTAAAAGATACAATTATCGATATTAAAAATGATGGATTTGGGATTCGTCATAATGGTGTTAATATAGAAGAAACAACAAAAGCTATTGCAAGAGCAACAGCTTTTTATCAGAATAAAAAAGAGTTTTCTAATAACTCAAAAAAAATAATGGAAATAGATCATTCTTGGAACAATTCTGCCCAAGAATACGTAAAATTATATCAATCTTTAAAAAATTAA
- the cmk gene encoding (d)CMP kinase encodes MKKIIIAIDGFSSTGKSTIAKQLANKLGYIYVDTGAMYRAVTLYAMQQGFVEESFFKRNDLIKNLPKISLEFQFNESLGFAEMYLNSVNVEKEIRTLDVSKLVSKVSTVSEVRQKLVAEQQNMGKNSGIVMDGRDIGTVVFPEAELKLFMTASPDKRAKRRYKELLDRGDDVNYKEILHNVVERDRIDSTREDSPLIKADDAVEFDNSDMGLEEQFERIYSLVADRL; translated from the coding sequence ATGAAAAAAATTATTATTGCTATCGATGGATTTTCATCAACAGGAAAAAGTACGATTGCTAAACAGTTAGCAAATAAACTTGGGTATATATATGTAGATACTGGCGCTATGTATAGAGCTGTCACGCTTTATGCTATGCAACAAGGTTTTGTTGAAGAATCATTTTTTAAAAGAAATGATCTTATCAAAAATTTACCAAAAATTTCTTTAGAGTTTCAATTTAATGAGAGTTTAGGTTTTGCAGAAATGTATTTGAATTCTGTAAATGTTGAAAAAGAGATTAGAACTTTAGATGTATCTAAATTAGTTAGTAAAGTGTCTACGGTTTCTGAGGTGAGACAAAAGTTGGTTGCTGAACAACAAAATATGGGTAAGAATAGTGGAATTGTTATGGACGGTAGAGATATTGGTACTGTAGTTTTTCCTGAAGCTGAATTAAAATTATTTATGACAGCTTCTCCGGATAAACGTGCAAAAAGAAGGTATAAAGAATTACTTGATAGAGGAGATGATGTAAATTATAAAGAAATTTTACATAATGTTGTTGAGCGTGATAGAATAGATTCTACACGAGAAGATTCTCCATTAATAAAAGCAGATGACGCAGTTGAATTTGATAATTCTGATATGGGATTAGAAGAACAATTTGAACGGATATATTCTTTAGTAGCGGATAGATTATAA
- the rpmI gene encoding 50S ribosomal protein L35, translating to MPKMKTKSSAKKRFKLTGSGKIKRKHAFKSHILTKKSKKRKLKLTHATLVHKSDEANIKQQLNLK from the coding sequence ATGCCTAAAATGAAAACCAAATCTAGTGCCAAGAAACGTTTTAAGTTAACTGGTTCTGGAAAAATTAAAAGAAAGCACGCGTTTAAGAGTCATATCTTAACAAAGAAGTCTAAGAAACGTAAGCTTAAATTGACGCACGCTACATTAGTACATAAGTCTGATGAAGCGAACATCAAACAACAATTAAACTTAAAATAA
- the rplT gene encoding 50S ribosomal protein L20, translating into MPRSVNSVASRKRRKKILKAAKGYFGRRKNVYTVAKNAVEKAMLYAYRDRKNNKRNFRALWIMRINAGARLHGMSYSQFMGKVKANNIELNRKVLADLAMNNPEAFKAIVEKVK; encoded by the coding sequence ATGCCAAGATCAGTAAATTCAGTAGCCTCAAGAAAAAGAAGAAAAAAAATCTTGAAGGCAGCAAAAGGTTACTTCGGACGTAGAAAAAACGTTTACACAGTAGCAAAAAATGCGGTAGAAAAAGCAATGCTTTATGCATACCGTGACCGTAAAAATAATAAGAGAAACTTTCGTGCTTTATGGATTATGCGTATTAACGCAGGAGCTCGTTTACACGGAATGTCTTACTCGCAGTTTATGGGGAAAGTAAAAGCTAACAACATTGAATTAAACCGTAAGGTTTTAGCAGATTTAGCGATGAACAACCCAGAGGCTTTTAAGGCAATTGTAGAGAAAGTAAAATAG
- the thrS gene encoding threonine--tRNA ligase, with protein sequence MIKITLPDGNVKEFEVNSTPMDVAKNISEGFARNVISANFNGATVETSTPLTTDGSLILYTFNDTDGKKAFWHSSAHVLAQTILDFYPNAKLTIGPAIENGFYYDVDFGNETISEKDFNQIEKKFLERAREKADFKLRSISKADALTYYKEQNNQYKVELIENLTDGDITFCDHSNFTDLCRGGHIPNTGIIKAIKIMNVAGAYWRGDEKNNQLTRVYGISFPKQKMLTEYLELLEEAKKRDHRKLGRELELFTFSQKVGAGLPLWLPKGAALRGRLEDFLKAAQKKAGYEMVMTPHIGQKELYVTSGHYEKYGEDSFQAIKTPKMDEEFLLKPMNCPHHCEVYNFKPYSYKDLPKRFAEFGTVYRYEQSGELHGLTRVRGFTQDDAHIFCTPEQLDQEFKDVIDLVLYVFGSLGFENFTAQVSIRDMENLDKYIGDVETWEIAEQAIINAATDKGLDFVIEEGEAAFYGPKLDFMVKDALGRSWQLGTIQVDYNLPERFELTYKGADNQLHRPVMIHRAPFGSMERFIAVLLEHTGGNFPLWLTPDQVILLPISEKYQKYTEKVLHSLENSEIRALVDSRNEKTGRKIRDAEVSKIPFMVIVGEKEEENGTVSVRKHGEGDLGTFTIEEFVSLINEEINKTKKEF encoded by the coding sequence ATGATTAAAATTACATTACCAGACGGAAACGTTAAAGAGTTTGAAGTGAATAGCACACCAATGGACGTTGCTAAGAATATTAGTGAAGGTTTTGCTAGAAATGTTATTTCTGCGAATTTTAATGGAGCAACAGTAGAAACCTCTACTCCATTAACCACAGATGGCTCATTAATTCTTTATACGTTTAATGATACTGATGGTAAAAAAGCTTTTTGGCATTCTTCTGCACACGTATTAGCGCAGACTATTTTAGATTTTTATCCAAATGCTAAACTAACAATAGGTCCTGCTATAGAGAACGGGTTTTATTATGATGTAGATTTTGGCAATGAAACTATTTCTGAAAAAGACTTTAATCAAATTGAAAAGAAATTTTTAGAAAGAGCTAGAGAAAAGGCAGATTTTAAATTAAGGTCTATTTCTAAAGCAGATGCATTAACATATTATAAAGAACAAAATAATCAATATAAAGTTGAATTAATAGAAAATTTAACTGATGGTGATATTACTTTTTGTGATCACAGTAACTTTACAGACTTATGTCGTGGTGGACATATACCAAACACTGGTATCATAAAAGCTATAAAGATTATGAATGTTGCTGGAGCTTATTGGCGAGGTGATGAAAAAAACAATCAACTTACTAGGGTTTATGGAATTTCGTTCCCTAAACAAAAAATGTTGACCGAATACCTTGAATTACTAGAGGAAGCAAAAAAACGAGATCATAGAAAATTAGGAAGAGAGTTAGAATTATTTACTTTTTCTCAAAAAGTTGGTGCTGGTTTACCATTGTGGTTACCAAAAGGCGCTGCATTAAGAGGAAGACTGGAAGACTTTTTAAAGGCTGCTCAGAAAAAAGCCGGATATGAAATGGTAATGACTCCTCATATTGGTCAGAAAGAATTATATGTAACTTCTGGTCATTATGAAAAATATGGAGAAGATAGCTTTCAAGCTATTAAGACTCCTAAAATGGATGAGGAGTTTTTATTAAAACCCATGAATTGTCCACACCACTGTGAGGTTTACAATTTTAAACCTTATTCATATAAAGACTTACCAAAACGTTTTGCAGAATTCGGAACTGTCTATAGGTATGAACAAAGTGGTGAATTACATGGATTAACTCGTGTAAGAGGTTTTACACAAGATGATGCACATATATTCTGCACACCAGAACAGTTAGATCAAGAATTTAAAGATGTAATCGATTTAGTTTTATACGTTTTTGGTTCTTTAGGGTTTGAAAATTTTACCGCTCAAGTTTCTATACGTGATATGGAAAACCTTGATAAATATATAGGTGATGTTGAAACTTGGGAAATTGCTGAACAAGCAATTATTAATGCCGCAACAGATAAAGGTCTAGATTTTGTAATTGAAGAAGGTGAAGCTGCTTTTTATGGTCCTAAATTAGACTTTATGGTAAAAGACGCTTTAGGCAGAAGTTGGCAACTTGGAACCATACAAGTTGACTATAATTTACCAGAACGTTTTGAATTAACCTATAAAGGTGCCGATAATCAGTTGCACAGACCTGTGATGATTCATAGAGCTCCTTTTGGATCTATGGAACGGTTTATTGCAGTGTTATTAGAACATACAGGAGGAAATTTCCCGCTTTGGCTTACACCAGATCAAGTTATCTTATTGCCAATCAGTGAGAAATATCAAAAATATACAGAAAAAGTTTTACATTCGTTAGAAAATTCCGAAATTCGCGCCCTCGTAGATAGTAGAAACGAGAAGACAGGCAGAAAGATTAGGGATGCAGAAGTTAGCAAAATACCATTTATGGTTATTGTTGGCGAAAAGGAAGAAGAAAATGGTACAGTTTCTGTAAGAAAGCATGGTGAAGGAGATTTAGGTACATTTACAATAGAAGAATTTGTATCATTAATCAATGAAGAAATTAACAAAACAAAAAAAGAATTTTAG
- a CDS encoding 7-carboxy-7-deazaguanine synthase QueE gives MDKKTKELVDLGKMLPLMEEFYTIQGEGFHTGTAAYFVRIGGCDVGCHWCDVKESWNADLHPPTSVDSIVESTKKHAKTVVVTGGEPLMWSMDYLTQQLQKQNIKTHIETSGAYSFSGVWDWFCLSPKKTKLPLEEVYKEADELKMIIHNTSDFKFAEEQAEKVGDNCELFLQPEWSKKEKMTEQIVEYVMKNPKWKISLQTHKYLNIP, from the coding sequence ATGGATAAAAAAACAAAAGAATTAGTTGATTTAGGTAAAATGCTTCCGCTTATGGAAGAATTTTACACCATACAAGGAGAAGGTTTTCATACCGGAACTGCCGCATATTTTGTAAGAATTGGTGGTTGTGATGTTGGTTGTCATTGGTGTGATGTTAAAGAAAGTTGGAATGCAGATTTACATCCTCCAACTTCTGTAGATAGCATTGTAGAAAGCACAAAAAAACATGCAAAGACTGTTGTTGTAACTGGCGGAGAACCATTAATGTGGTCTATGGATTATTTAACACAACAACTTCAAAAACAAAATATCAAAACCCACATAGAAACTTCTGGAGCTTATTCTTTTTCTGGAGTTTGGGATTGGTTTTGTTTATCGCCTAAAAAGACAAAATTACCATTAGAAGAAGTTTACAAAGAAGCAGATGAGCTTAAAATGATTATCCATAATACAAGTGATTTTAAGTTTGCAGAAGAACAAGCTGAAAAAGTAGGTGATAATTGTGAACTCTTTTTACAACCAGAATGGTCTAAGAAAGAAAAAATGACAGAACAAATAGTAGAATATGTGATGAAAAATCCTAAATGGAAAATATCACTACAAACACATAAATATTTGAATATTCCATAA
- the infC gene encoding translation initiation factor IF-3, translating to MRVIKEDQHRINDKIKYVDEVRLVGENIEVGVYSLEKAKELAAEQELDLVEISPKAKPPVCKIIDYKKFMYEQKKREKALKSKATKVIVKEIRFGPQTDEHDYEFKKKHAIKFLKDGAKLKAFVFFKGRSIIFKEQGQILLLKLAQELEEYGKVEQMPKLEGKRMIMFIAPKKVK from the coding sequence TTGAGAGTAATCAAAGAAGATCAACACAGAATAAACGACAAAATCAAATATGTTGATGAAGTCCGTTTAGTTGGTGAAAACATTGAAGTTGGTGTTTATTCTTTAGAGAAGGCAAAAGAGTTAGCCGCAGAACAAGAATTAGATTTGGTAGAAATTTCTCCAAAAGCTAAGCCGCCAGTTTGTAAGATTATTGATTACAAAAAGTTCATGTATGAACAAAAGAAACGAGAAAAAGCTTTAAAGTCTAAGGCTACTAAAGTGATTGTAAAAGAAATTCGTTTTGGACCTCAAACAGATGAGCATGACTATGAGTTTAAAAAGAAACACGCCATTAAATTTTTAAAAGATGGTGCTAAATTAAAAGCATTTGTTTTCTTTAAAGGACGTTCAATCATCTTTAAAGAGCAAGGACAAATTCTTTTATTAAAACTAGCACAAGAGCTTGAAGAATATGGTAAAGTTGAGCAAATGCCTAAATTAGAAGGTAAACGTATGATTATGTTTATTGCTCCCAAAAAAGTAAAATAA
- the porQ gene encoding type IX secretion system protein PorQ: MILAFTSVKGQVGGETVYQFLNLSTSARQVALGGEVLTLMDDVSQPIWNPSVINRELDNQLAVNYTSYLAGINIGSASFAKIINRRIGIIHGSVKYLNYGSLVGADEQGNETGNFSASDIAFSVGYSYNIPNTNFFLGANLKLINATINNFSSIGMATDLALLYHSDYDSFNFTLVARNIGTQLKSFNGTGEKLPFKLALGGSYKLEHVPLKWYVTADNLQSWNISVANPSNQTVDLEGNVTTENVSFLGNMFRHFVVGAELFPESAVNLRLGYNFRRSKELALQNARSFSGISLGFGIKMNKMKFNYAYSRIHSASNASTFSLQIDLDRR, from the coding sequence ATGATATTAGCTTTTACTTCTGTAAAAGGTCAAGTTGGAGGTGAAACAGTTTATCAATTTTTAAATTTATCTACATCTGCAAGACAAGTTGCTTTAGGTGGAGAAGTTTTAACATTGATGGATGATGTTAGTCAGCCAATTTGGAATCCGTCAGTAATAAATAGAGAGCTAGATAATCAATTAGCAGTAAACTACACGAGTTATTTAGCGGGTATAAATATTGGCTCAGCTTCGTTTGCAAAAATTATTAATAGAAGAATTGGAATTATTCATGGAAGCGTAAAATATTTAAACTATGGTAGTTTAGTTGGTGCTGATGAACAAGGTAATGAAACAGGTAATTTTTCTGCGAGTGATATTGCTTTTTCTGTTGGATATTCTTATAATATTCCTAATACTAACTTTTTTTTAGGAGCAAATCTTAAATTGATAAATGCTACAATAAATAACTTCTCATCTATTGGTATGGCAACTGATCTTGCTCTTTTATACCATAGTGATTATGATTCGTTTAATTTTACTTTAGTTGCTAGAAATATTGGTACACAGTTAAAGTCATTTAATGGAACTGGTGAAAAACTTCCGTTTAAGCTTGCTTTAGGGGGATCCTATAAATTAGAACATGTGCCTTTAAAATGGTATGTAACTGCTGATAATTTACAATCATGGAATATTTCTGTAGCGAATCCATCAAATCAAACTGTAGATTTAGAAGGTAATGTAACCACAGAGAATGTTTCTTTTTTAGGTAATATGTTTAGGCATTTTGTAGTTGGAGCTGAATTATTTCCAGAAAGTGCTGTAAATTTGCGATTAGGATATAACTTTAGACGATCAAAAGAATTGGCACTACAAAATGCTAGATCATTTAGTGGAATTTCTCTTGGTTTTGGAATTAAAATGAATAAAATGAAATTTAATTATGCTTATTCTAGAATTCACTCTGCTTCTAATGCGAGTACTTTTAGTTTGCAAATTGACTTAGACAGACGATAA